The DNA sequence GAAGAAAGACGGAGGGATAATTATCGGATATGCGGCCGGGGAAGATCATTTCCTTGATTGGCTTACGATAAAAGACGCCTACAACACCACAATCGTTCAATTGGAATTAGAAGGATTTCAAGTGGAAAGTTGGATTATTGGAGATAAGGCGATTTTTGAATCCATCGCTTCAAAAAACAAGCGCTACTTTCCGTTGCTGCAAAGAAGTGAATATTTGCAGCTCCTGCAACAGGTTGATATTTCACTCATTCCGCTGGCTGATATCCCCTTTAATCGCAGTAAATCCGATGTCAAGTTTCTGGAATCGGCGGGATGTGGCGCAGCAGTTTTGGCCAGTAAGTTCGTCTATTCTAATTCAGTTAAGAATGGCGAAACCGGAATTTTGTTTAGCAATGCCGATGAATTTGCAAATGGATTAACCGAGTTGGTAAGAAGTCAGGAGCTTACTGAACGACTTTCTCGAAATGCCCAGCGTTATGTTTCTGAAAATCGTTTGATCGAGCAGCATGTCGAAAGGTGGGAAGAGATTTATTTGAGTTGGGTTTCTAATAGAGATAAGCTGTTGCGAAATTTTACAAAAATCCATAGTTAATGTCATTTTGGGCAGAGCGAGAAATCTTTTTGAAAGGCATTACTTAAAGAAAGGCTTTCTTTTACGGTTCGCGGAGCCTGCCCCGAAGAAAGGAGGGGTCGAACGACATGTTCTGCATTTTTTGAATCGACTTTCAGACTTTTGGGGCCATCCTACCGGTGTTATTGAAACTTTGTAACGCTATTTTTGATAGCTGTCATCGCCACTTGATGCAGCGGATCGACTGCCAAAATTTCCTTGTAAACTTCTATCACTTGATCCTCTTTGCCCGTTTCCTGGTACAACTCGGCGAGTATAGTCATGGCATCAACATCTTCCGGATTGTTCTTCAAGAAAGTAGTGAGCAGCTTAATTGCTTCTGCCTGCCGATTCAAAGCTTTCAGCGGTTCGGATAGATTCAGGATCGCAGCTCGATTTGTGGGATCGAGTTCGACAGCTTTGATAAATGATTGCAATGCGAGCTCGGGCTTATCCTGTTTGAAATAGCAGTTTCCAAGCTCGTTATGTGTTTGAGCATAGTTCGGTTGCAATAATTGCACGCGAGAAAATTGGGCGATTGCCTCAGCGATTTTATTCTCAGCGGCTAATTTTTGCCCCTCTTGAAAAACCTGTGCGACGTGGTTTTCATTTTCGTTTGCATCCAAAAGCGAGGCGT is a window from the candidate division KSB1 bacterium genome containing:
- a CDS encoding glycosyltransferase; the protein is MNKEKIQIYQFTTNPVCSPYRFDFPREQLNRRENVQVTKFTKLDAAVYAELVEYADMLIIQRLPMSPRLAKVCSALNSRGKLVIFEIDDDLLHLHPESRYAKQAPPDYRERIEQSLLASQAVQCSTQALANVISQIHPEVVVLENQFDKLFPYNSRKKDGGIIIGYAAGEDHFLDWLTIKDAYNTTIVQLELEGFQVESWIIGDKAIFESIASKNKRYFPLLQRSEYLQLLQQVDISLIPLADIPFNRSKSDVKFLESAGCGAAVLASKFVYSNSVKNGETGILFSNADEFANGLTELVRSQELTERLSRNAQRYVSENRLIEQHVERWEEIYLSWVSNRDKLLRNFTKIHS